The DNA sequence TCGAGACGATCGTGCGCGTCGGCTCGTGCGGCGCCCTGACCGAGAAGCTCGCGGTTCGCGACATCGTCATCGCGAACGGCGCGTGCACCGACTCCGGCATCAACCGCGTGCGGTTCCACGGGCTCGGCTACGCGCCCGTCGCCGACTTCGGTCTGCTGCGCGCGGCCGTCGAGGCGAGCGAGTCTGAGCCGATCGACTCCGCCGTGCACGTCGGCCTGCTCTTCTCGAGCGACCAGTTCTACAGCACCCGCCCCGAGCTCACCGAGCCGTTCGTGAAGCACGGCGTGCTCGGCGTCGAGATGGAGGCCGCCGGCCTGTACACGCTCGCCGCCTACTACGAGCGCCGCGCGCTGGCCATCTGCACGGTCTCCGATCACATCGTCACCGGCGAGGAGACCACCGCACAGGAGCGCGAGCAGACGTTCGGCGACATGATCCGCATCGCGCTGCGCGCCGCGACCGCGGTCTGAGGTCACGCCCTTTCGAATCGCTTGACTTGCAGCTCTTAGGGCGTCGGAGCTGCAAGTCAAGCGATTCGAAAGCAGACCCGGGGATGAAAGGATCGGAGGATGCTCCTCGATCCGACGACCCTCGCTGACGGATCCGACGCGGATGCCGTCTACACGGCGTTCGTCGACTGGGTCGAGTCGACCGGCATCAGCCTCTACCCCGCGCAGGACGAGGCGCTGATCGAGATCGTCTCGGGCAACAACCTGATCCTCTCGACGCCCACCGGCACGGGGAAGTCGCTCGTGGCGGTCGGCGCCCACTACGCCGCCCTCGTCACCGGGCGGCGCTCGTATTACACGGCGCCGATCAAGGCGCTCGTGAGCGAGAAGTTCTTCGCGCTCGTCGATGTGTTCGGCGCCGCGAACGTCGGCATGATCACGGGCGACTCGTCGGTGAACCCCGACGCCCCGATCATCTGCTGCACGGCCGAGATCCTCGCGAACCTCGCACTGCGTCAGGGACCGGATGCCGCAGTGCAGCAGGTCGTGATGGACGAGTTCCACTTCTACGCCGACCCCGACCGCGGGTGGGCGTGGCAGGTTCCGCTGCTCGAACTGCCGCAGGCGCAGTTCATCCTCATGTCGGCGACCCTCGGCGATGTCACGCAGCTCGCGTCCGACCTCACCCGGCGGACCGGCCGCGAGACGGCATCCGTCACCGGCGTCGAACGCCCGGTGCCCCTGCACTTCTTCTATGAGACGACGCCGATCCACGAGACCATCGACGACCTGCTGAGCACGGGGCAGGCGCCGATCTACGTCGTGCACTTCTCGCAGGCGGCGGCGATGGAGCGGGCGCAGGCCTTGTCGAGCACAAAGGTCGCGACGCGCGAGCAGCGTGACGAGATCGCGGCGCTGATCGGCGGGTTCCGTTTCACCACCGCCTTCGGCAAGACGCT is a window from the Microbacterium sp. LWO14-1.2 genome containing:
- the deoD gene encoding purine-nucleoside phosphorylase, with protein sequence MSTHIAAEPGQIAPIVLFPGDPLRAKWIAETFLEDAELYSETRGMLGYTGTWEGHRVSVQGSGMGQPSMAIYANELFDSYGVETIVRVGSCGALTEKLAVRDIVIANGACTDSGINRVRFHGLGYAPVADFGLLRAAVEASESEPIDSAVHVGLLFSSDQFYSTRPELTEPFVKHGVLGVEMEAAGLYTLAAYYERRALAICTVSDHIVTGEETTAQEREQTFGDMIRIALRAATAV